A single region of the Sorghum bicolor cultivar BTx623 chromosome 9, Sorghum_bicolor_NCBIv3, whole genome shotgun sequence genome encodes:
- the LOC8074604 gene encoding probable WRKY transcription factor 34 — MSGARHEHHLSGDFQFHDELASLFAHQRPDAAPMAQPWFMDYLHATAAAASPLDCDAFVGDFIDVPAVAADEVVKRELVMVDTAAAGSGGGTPTPTTAPLTPNSMSMSSTSSEACGAGAGAGEESAAGKCKKEDGEEEGLESKDDGSAAGKGDGGEGEEKNKKGAANKGKGKGEKRPRQPRFAFMTKSEVDHLEDGYRWRKYGQKAVKNSPFPRSYYRCTTQKCPVKKRVERSYQDAAVVITTYEGKHTHPIPATLRGSSHLLAAAHHHPMGGLHHVHPHFRMAPPPPPAALGGFRPGGGANAFDALGLGLLQPPSSSQQQQQGHHHHHGAAAMQQLAVSGGAAGVQQVNAAAAMASHAALPDDGDQHGLAAIAGAAGTTTAATTAASAPLRMQHFMAQDYAGLLQDMFPSFVHSDDDGHHHHH; from the exons ATGTCGGGCGCGAGGCATGAGCACCACCTGTCCGGTGACTTCCAGTTCCACGACGAGCTGGCGTCGCTGTTCGCGCATCAGCGGCCCGACGCGGCGCCGATGGCGCAGCCGTGGTTCATGGACTACCTGCACgcgaccgcggcggcggcgtcgccgcTGGACTGCGACGCCTTCGTGGGGGACTTCATCGACGTGCCGGCGGTGGCCGCGGACGAGGTAGTCAAGAGGGAGCTCGTGATGGTGGATACTGCGGCtgccggcagcggcggcgggacgccgacgccgacgacggcgCCGCTCACTCCCAACAGCATGTCGATGTCGTCCACGTCCAGCGAGGCTTGCGGCGCCGGGGCCGGAGCGGGCGAGGAATCGGCGGCTGGTAAGTGCAAGAAGGAGGACGGCGAGGAGGAGGGGCTCGAGAGCAAGGACGACGGATCGGCGGCGGGCAAGGGAGACGGTGGGGAAGGAGAGGAGAAGAACAAGAAAGG GGCGGCCAACAAGGGCAAGGGCAAGGGCGAGAAGCGGCCCCGGCAGCCGCGGTTCGCGTTCATGACCAAGAGCGAGGTCGACCACCTCGAGGACGGCTACAGGTGGCGCAAGTACGGCCAGAAAGCTGTCAAGAACAGCCCATTTCCGAG GAGCTACTACCGGTGCACGACGCAGAAGTGCCCGGTGAAGAAGCGGGTGGAGCGGTCGTACCAGGACGCGGCGGTGGTGATCACCACGTACGAGGGCAAGCACACGCACCCCATCCCCGCCACGCTGCGCGGGAGCTCGCACCTCCTCGCCGCCGCGCACCACCACCCGATGGGCGGCCTCCACCACGTGCACCCGCACTTCcggatggcgccgccgccgccgccggcggcgctcGGCGGCTTCaggcccggcggcggcgccaacgCCTTCGACGCGCTCGGACTCGGACTCCTgcagccgccgtcgtcgtcgcagcagcagcagcagggccaCCATCACCACCACGGCGCCGCCGCCATGCAGCAGCTGGCCGtcagcggcggcgccgccggagTGCAGCAGGTGAATGCTGCCGCCGCCATGGCGAGCCACGCGGCGCTGCCAGACGATGGTGACCAGCACGGCTTGGCTGCCATCGCAGGTGCGGCTGGTACTACGACGGCGGCAACTACTGCCGCCAGTGCTCCGCTCCGGATGCAGCACTTCATGGCGCAAGACTATGCTGGGCTCCTGCAGGACATGTTTCCATCCTTCGTTCACAGCGACGATGATGGCCACCATCACCACCATTGA